A region of the Lycium barbarum isolate Lr01 chromosome 1, ASM1917538v2, whole genome shotgun sequence genome:
GAGCTATTGAGTAGGTTTTAGCGTGCACTAACAAAGAAAGACTTCATTTTCATGCACAACACGATACCTTTAGTTTGGATAAAAATATTAAACTGGCAATTGGTAGAAGAGTGCTGATATTATTGTTCTTTAGTTACAAAAtgactaaataataaaaaatatgtAAAGGtatccttgtttttttttttaaaaaaaaaaggacgaATGGATGGGGGTCTATGATACCCACAGATTTATTCTTCGGGTTATGTCACATCAAGCTCTAAAAGCGCGCGTACATTGTGAACATGAGTTATACCTTATAAAGTCTTTCACTTTAATTTCTCTTTCATTCTGATATCGAATTCGCTTGAAATGTCATGTACACCTCATCTTCAAAAGCTTATGAAAATTGCTTGATCTGCCTTCATTCGTCCGCTAGTCAAGGACGTCACACCATTACTGGCGAATAAATTAAGGTAGAAGAAGTTGTTTCTATTTGTTTTTCAAATCCTATTTTACTTGTCTCCTAATTCTCGTCGTGATATAGTCGAAATCAAATTTTAGTAACACTTGTTATTTTGTCAGTGTTATAACTTATAAGTTCGTTGACTTATTTTAATCACTTTCATTGTGGAGCATGTATATGTACATAATACAAGCTAATAAAGACAAATTGTTAGTTAAATGTCGAATGTTACTGCATTTTGTGACATTATGTCTAAACATAAAGTCACCATCTTCAACTTGGCCATCAAGCTTGGCTTGAGCATGGATGATGGCAGTGACAAATGTAGTTATTTCTATTTTTTCCTTCGGTATTTCGTACCCGTATTAGGACTCGATTAAATTCGGATTTGCGGCGGAAAGTCTCACATTGGGAGTAAAACACTTTCTAACAAAAGCGATTTCATACTTAGAGTTCGAATCCGAGACCTTTAGTTACCACTCCACTACAACCCTTATCGATGAAAAATGTAGAATTCAAGTGGGAATAAACCCAACTCATCAAAAGGAGCATAaggtatttttatttatttattaaacttTAACAACTGAGAATTCAAGTGGGTATAAACCCAACTCATCAAGAACTTCCTTGCAGCCAGAAACAGCCTTAGCCTTCATGAAGAAAAGCATAATTTAACTAATATAAAAACAACATTGTGAATGCCAACATTGTCACTACACTAAACTCATCATCAAGGGATCAATGTCAACGTGATTGTTCAACGATCAGATGCTCTTATTGATACTCATTTTATCAATATTAAGAAGAGAtgttaaaatgaaaaaaaaaaaaaagagttggaaGCCGGCTTTAAAATCCAACATAAGTACAACTGATGTCACTTTAGATATTAAGCCTTAATTATTTGCTGACCGAGCCCAGTGGCGGAATTTTCACCCAAAGACGTTCATTGTCTATTATCTAAATTGACCAGATATATACACTGCAATTTTCCGGCAAGCCCCCTTCTGCCCCTCTAGCTCTGCCCCTGCGACTACCGAATTGCTTTACATCATCTATGTTTCTTTTATTTCATAAATTTATCGCGGCAAAATATTAACTGATGATTAATCAATATTATGAAAaaacaaaaagtaacaacaaacaaaaacCAACTCCAAACACCAAGAGGAAACTCAAGTTTCTTAAAATATGATCAAGATCTTCTCATTCAATATTACATGGAACTTTCCATTCCATGAGAGTACAAATACATAAGAAAATCCATCTTTCCTCATATGTTTATTTATTATTTCCCATCAAGAAAAAGGGCAAAAGCTATTTATTTTTTTCCACCTAAAACATTAGTAACAACTTAGAATTCAAGTGGGAATAAACCCAACTCATCAAGAACTTCTTTGCAGCCTTCAACAGCCTGAGCCTTCATGAAGAAAAGTGGATTGGCATATCTCACAGCATTGTGCATGCCAACATTGTCACTGCACTCAATTCTTGCCTTTTCGTAACCAGACACAGCCTCTTTGCAGTCTTCCCTTGGGCTCTTCACCACGGTCACCTCGCAAATGTCGTCCTGGTGGTCCCCTTCCACTGTCAATTTGTACTTTCCGTCCTTGTCGGTCACACCCTCGACCGAGAATGTCTCGGTCTCAGTGGTGATGTTCCTGCACTGCAACTTGACGGTCGCGCCTGTTGAAAGAGAAAACGCTCTTAGTTCTATTCGATAAAACATGAGTCACAAAagcaatttccttttttttttttgtcgttGATGATGAAAAGAGCTTTTTAAAATTCATTTAGTGACTTTCACAAACAATTGAAATTTGACCATAGTCAGATCGATATGACGAATCCTATGAATACTGATGAGATGAGTCTGAATAGAGCGAAATGGATACAAAAGGTTGATGTCGCCTATCCAATGACTAGTTTGGATGTAAGGCATAGTAATTGATTGTATACACAAAGATTGACCTAATTAGATGTTACGTCACATGATTCGCTATTTCGTTGTGACAATGAATGTAAATATATATAGTTCAAGTCGAAAACAACAAATCAGATACTAAAAAAAGATCGTACCTTCGATGTTCTGGCTGAGTTTTGTCTCGAATTGGACACGGCATGTGTCACAGTAGACCTTGCCTTCAACATCAAAAACTTCAGGGTGGCAATGTGCAAAGTTGGCAAGGGCCACAATGCAAAGAGCAGAGAGGAGCACAATAGCCTTTGCCATTTTAATTGgtattttttttgtgtgttttattGTGATCTctcttgtgttttttttttgttttttgttttgcttCTTTTATTTATTGCTCCTTCTCTTTTTTGTGTGTCCTGTTTGAGTACAATGAATTGGCCTTTTTATAGTGAAAAGGAGTTGAGAAAAAATATGGTGGAGCGATTATTTCTGTAACAGTTTCACATATAACCACATaatattgttttttttaaaaaaaaaaaaaaataatgaagtgaAGGTAGCAATTGACTCGTTCTTTCGTTTTACTTCTTTGTGGCTGTAAAAGTAGTAGTTGTAGTAGTAAAAGTTTTTAGCTACAAAGTTGGAATGGCTTAGAATTTGCAATATTTGAAGGATGAAATATTTTAAGAGTATAATATGATTAACCATTTAATTCCAGTGGAATTGCATATTTTTAACAGATATCTAAATCAAATGCTTTTCaaattaatttgatattttacccgaTACGTTGATATTAAGGATTTGATTCATATACATTGGCTAACATATCTTTTATATTATTCACGTAGTTTAGTTAACTTATTATAACAGGTTAGTTACAATTAGACGTGTCAAATGAGCGGGTAGACTGAATTTGAGAGTGTTAATAATTGGTGTGTGTGTGGGAGGGGGGTCGCTCGAATGTTAGTCGGCCTCAAATGAGCTAAAAATCGGGGCATAACTCATTCCGCCAAACTCAAACTCAGTTTTAAGTTTTTTGTTTGTTCTCTTATAATTTGTATAAGTACTTAATAAAATCTTTTTCCTTATATTAatggctatatataacatatcaaataaagaAATATTGTTTTAAAAGTATTTAGATAAATTTCTCATAGATCAATTTTGAGATGCACACCAGCCCAGTTTTTAAATGAGCTGAATTAAACGTGCCAAAATGAGATGAGTTAACAAAATAAGCGGATCATTAACCGATCCAAACCTAAGCAGGTTGGGCAAGTCATGATTTTGTGGGTTGATTTTGCCACCCCTAATTATAATACTCCCTcgatttcaatttatttgtctggtTTTGGTTTGACACAAATTTAAGAGAGTAAAAAaggtttttgaatcttgtgatcttaaattaaagatatataGATTTTACAAAAATGACCTTTAATTTTGTGGTCTTTAACCTGTCACATGAAATTGGAATTAAAATATTTGTCAATAAAGGAAAGAGACAACCTTCTTGAAACAGATTAAAATGAAAAGtaaaacaaataaattgaaaGAGAATAATTACTTATCTGTACTGAAAATGTTAACTTCTAGCAAACTTAATGGATAAAAACTGTTTAATGCATACTGAAGGAACTATTTTAAGCCTTAGCTTGTCATTTTCTCATGTATTTGGCCATTAATTAAAGTCACACTAATTAAGCTTCTTCTTAGTTCTTATGTCTGCACTGTGCAGTAGAAACTGGCAATCAAGATTGGTACTTTTGACTGTGAAAAAAGCATACAAATTTCGACGTAATCTTCTTTCTGATTCGATCAATagacaaattataaaaaaaaaataaaaaaatcattaaATTTCTTGCCTTTGGTACAAGCATAGCTTTATTTGATGCTGCCCTCAATCTTTGAAGCTTAAATgttgtactccctctgtcccttTTTATGTTAAgtaaattttgttttaaaaatatttgaagaaTCTGTATTCGAGTTCTTAGTCAAAAttaaggtgccgtttggccataaataccaaaaaaaaaaaaacatttttttttggaattttggagttggagttggagttgtgtttgaccatagtttttgaaattgtagtttttgatgaaatgtagttgtaaaaaagtgaaaaaagtgaaatttttttgaaaaacaagttttttgagtttttgatattccgaatacaacttcaagttgtattcggaattttcatggccaaacgctgattccggaaaaGAATGAATAATTTTTAAGGCCAAGCGGCACCTAGGTGTTTGGATCCTCGAACTCTGAACTCCTTCACATGAAGGGAGagggcttaatgcatatgcagccccgAACTTGTcctatttttttcattttggcaccttaactaagtgttgttcctattgagcGCCTGacctcgtcctcaagtgtgtctatcaaacacaatctgacttGCACAGTATTctatcttcaatgtagcaacatgctaatatatatattctaatttaattgtgccatcttttagctaagattaacagtaattgagagggaaaaaaagagtaagctcttaattaagctggcaATGGAAGAGCTGAACCAGCAGAAaccgacacatccatgacctaaagaatagcttaccacacaTTTAAATATTACTTCACCTTCATTACCACAGTTTaatttttgcttctaataaaaatcagatttagagggtttgatagacacacttgaggacgagctcaggattcaataggaacaacacttagttgaggtgccaaaataagAAAAAGGGACAAATTCAGGGAGCTGCAATGGGGAGTTCTTGTAGAGATATACTAGTTAAAGTCAAAATGTTTTTAAGTTGTTCGTAGCGAAATAGCTATGGAATCCCTATCCTGTTGCTAAATAGCCCGTAGCTAACAAGTTATTTTTTTTGTAATGCGTCACTAATCCGTCCTTAAATAGGATTAGCGTGGAGGTGAGTGAGACTTTTAGCTTCCGGTTTGCTTGCTTTTCCAAAAGCATGACTTGAAACTTGTATTACTGCTTTCTAACTAAAGAGAAGAGAATAGAAGATGGGAAAAATAATGTACTGTTTATTGATTGGTATGGCACCGTATATAAAGAATTATACAACCCCTATATCTGCTAagataaacataaaaaaaaagataatgacTATCAACAGAGCGTAAATAGGAGGAGTAAGTTACAGCAGATTCCTAAATATTAGTAACCACAAAATAGAACTCTACATCCATTAGGTCACTTAAGTCATCATCCGTTATTACTAACTACTAGTATGTTGTGGGACGAGCCCGTGCTATGTCATTTACACTATTTTGAGCTACTTACTGTGTGTTATATTCCCTCATGACTATGACATGATGTTGTTGAGGTACTTCCATTTATCTATGTTATGATGCAGTGCCGGGACACATATTCCCTTCGGAAcgatttcaattatttttttaattgtatTCTATTAATTCAAGAATTTTGACCCCCCTCTGCCTCtaatatttttgttttctttatttgatTTGCATTTTCTATGGGCACTTAGATTCAAATTTGATGTGTCTCACAGCCAAGAAAAATTAGGGGTGTCATTTTGGTTTTGTGTCTAATCCCAAAAACGCATAGTTTTTCCTCCAAAAATGACTTCTCCGGTCGGGAAATGCATTAGATATTTACCTAAATCATTATGTCCTTGAGTGGATCCCATGTTAGCCCCAAGACGTTGGTCTCTAACTAGAATAGTAAATGCTTGAAGCTCTATGCTATGAGACTTTTGAGACCTAACTACGCTGTTTTCTTTGATTTATCATTGATGGTTCACCTAGCGGGTAGTGGCTTGTTGGATGTCATGTTGCGGCCTTGAATTGGGTCATTGAAAAACTTGGTGTTGTCTGTCGCTAATTCCTGTTTTTTCAGTAGTATATTTACTCTTTAGTTTTTGAGATGGTAATCTGTTCATCGCATGAAAACTAAGTAGGATTTTGAGTAAAATTATAGGAGTAGAATTTTATTAATGATGTAATTCTTAAGTTCCCAATGTGCAGCTGTATCCCATTCTTTTTCTCTCTCACTGGCTTATCTCCTTCAGTTTCCCATCAAGACGACTCAAATCCACAAGTTTCAGCCATTAAAGCTAATAAGTTTGTTTAAACTACCTCGTGAATGTATTAAGTCCTTGTGGAGTttgcaaaaagaaaagaaaaaagatcaATTTGTTGCATTCAAATAGTACTCATCAACTAGTTACAATTGGTTAAGAAGATCATCTGGTTAAGGATGAAGCGTGTTCTGGAGTATTCACTAGTTTTCTTTTGATTTCCTTTAGGACTTTCTTTTGAAGACTACTATGCAGATGCAGTGTTGGATGATTGCCAGCTTCCAAGTTGATTACCCCTGCAGGAGCTACAGAAACTCTTATGATGGCAGCACGTATGGCTGAGGGAAAGATTTACACTTAGATGCAGCTCAGGTATGAAAGAGTGTTGTCTCTTGTTTTATCCAATCTAAGTTACTTCAAAGAGCCTATTTGATAAGTGTAAATTCTTCTGAGAGTTGAAGGTAATTATCTTCGTACTGTAAATCGTAAACTTCAGGAACCAGAAATGACTGATCTTCCCAACTTCTTGAGAAATGACACACTCGCTACTTATGGAAGGAGAAAGTTGTATGCTTCTGAGTATAACTTTTGTGCACAGAGTATGTACTAAGGCCCTATAGTAGATGAATAAACTTTCGTTTTTACACTTGAACTAGTAGCTTGGTATGGAATTGGTCTATAAAGGTATAAATCAACTTTCAATTTTTTGCTTGAGTTCATATAAACATGTTAATTTATTTCCAGAAGTTTGAGTATCATTCTGCAAAGCATTTGCTAGCTTTTTGGTACCTCAAGTCCGTGTCTGCTTAGCATGTTTGTGCATGTCCTAGATGAATCATATGGGAATGAGGCTATCGTGAATATTTGACAGATGATTTATTAACCTACTGAAATCAGCATTTGCCTGACCATATTAATTGCAAAGACTTGGCATTTTGAGAAGATCTAGAGTAGATTTTGGTGGTGAATTAGGTTCTGTTGCCCCCTGACAATGAGTTTTTGTTGGATTGATAAACccatagggtatgttggaaggaAACACGAAATTCTAAATTTATAATTCTCAAATCTTCAATATCTAGAACAACTTATTCTCATTGGCATTTCAAACAAATCTAAGAACAACTGGTCTAATCAATTATGATTTGCTTTTGTATTTCATATCTAAATTGCTAAAGATTTAAATGAATAGATTTCACATATGTTAGCTCTGGTGTTTGGCTAAAGTTTTTTCAGTTTTGTCAAAGATTATATGTTAGTGTAGAGAGAAGGGTGAGATTTAGAGAATTCCTGGTTTTAAAGAACTTTGTCTTAAAAAGTAAACTATTGAGTATTGGATGGAAAGAGCTCCAAAGGAACCGGATGGTTATTGGGAATTCATATAGCTGGCCTCAACTAAATTGGGGTTAAAGTTCAGTTGTTGTATACAGGGGCGGATCTAGTTGGaggccagggtgttcacccgaacaccctcgacaaaaaattacagtgtatatatatgataaattttctgtgtttatatgcatatattaacttttgaacaccctcggtaaaaaatgacagtgtatatttagctttTTGTTTTTCCGAACACTCTGAatgaaaattctggatccgccactggtTGTATATATCTATCCATCGCCTGCAGAAAGTTACCATTAGTCGTGTCAATTTCTGTTGACCCTGGCAGTTCTTAACGCCAAGAGTTGGCATGTAATGCTTTTGTGAGATGAAACATAGGGTAACCATGTTTGGAAGCATCTTGCTGGAAAGAAAAAGTAGATAAAACTCAAAGTACTTCCCAGCTTTAAGAAAAACAACTCTAAATATATTTATTCTTGTCAGTTGATATGGGATAAACATCTCTCTCAGGTCCTACAATCGTCTTCCTTAAAGAaaacaagaagaagaaagaaaaaggaggGTAGAAAATAGCCTCCATCTTCATCTAGAGATCAACAATGTAAGATCCTCGGAAGAATCGAGCATAGATTCAGGATTTGTTGCATCTTTCGGTTCTTCCTCTGATACCCCGTTCTTCGCTGTCAAATCTGTCTCAGCTTTCAACCTCTCTCTTTCTGCAATTTTATTTTCAAGAAATTCAACAAGACCTTGAAGGGATATAGTGGGATTCTTGCTCTTTAACAGTTCTCCCGCAACTTCAGCCGGAGTAACTTCCACTTCTTCTAGGAGCTGTCCGATCTGATCAAACATTTCGTGTTGACGAATCCCCAAGTAGTTGAAAACCAACTGCTTGAACGCTGATAACTTGCAATATGACATGTGTATGCGCATGTCCATTCGTCCAGGTCTCAGCAGTGCTGCATCTAGTTTATCTATGTGGTTGGTCGTGACCACAATTATCCGTTCCTCTCCACAACACGACCAAATCCCGTCAAGAAAATTAAGTATCCCTGACAGTGTCACCTGGTGTAAACAGAAGCAACATGAGTTGAGGCAagaaaatagagaa
Encoded here:
- the LOC132645267 gene encoding anther-specific protein LAT52 codes for the protein MAKAIVLLSALCIVALANFAHCHPEVFDVEGKVYCDTCRVQFETKLSQNIEGATVKLQCRNITTETETFSVEGVTDKDGKYKLTVEGDHQDDICEVTVVKSPREDCKEAVSGYEKARIECSDNVGMHNAVRYANPLFFMKAQAVEGCKEVLDELGLFPLEF